The following proteins are co-located in the Vigna unguiculata cultivar IT97K-499-35 chromosome 9, ASM411807v1, whole genome shotgun sequence genome:
- the LOC114164685 gene encoding V-type proton ATPase 16 kDa proteolipid subunit, which produces MAGFSGDETAPFFGFLGAAAALVFSCMGAAYGTAKSGVGVASMGVMRPELVMKSIVPVVMAGVLGIYGLIIAVIISTGINPKAKSYYLFDGYAHLSSGLACGLAGLSAGMAIGIVGDAGVRANAQQPKLFVGMILILIFAEALALYGLIVGIILSSRAGQSRAD; this is translated from the exons ATGGCTGGTTTCAGCGGTGATGAAACGGCACCGTTTTTCGGCTTCCTCGGAGCCGCGGCTGCCCTCGTCTTCTCCT GTATGGGAGCTGCCTATGGCACAGCAAAGAGTGGTGTGGGCGTGGCTTCCATGGGTGTGATGAGACCTGAGCTAGTGATGAAGTCCATTGTTCCTGTTGTTATGGCTGGTGTTTTGGGTATTTATGGCCTTATTATCGCTGTTATTATTAGTACCGGCATTAATCCCAAGGCCAAATCTTATTACCTCTTTGATGGTTACGCACATCTCTCCTCTGGTCTTGCCTGTGGCTTGGCTGGGCTATCTGCTGGCATGGCTATTGGTATTGTTGGTGATGCTGGTGTTAG AGCCAATGCACAGCAGCCAAAACTTTTTGTTGGAATGATTCTCATCCTCATTTTTGCTGAAGCTCTTGCCCTTTATGGTCTCATTGTGGGTATTATCCTGTCTTCTCGTGCTGGCCAGTCTAGAGCCGATTAA